One stretch of Streptomyces hygroscopicus DNA includes these proteins:
- a CDS encoding beta-lactamase: MNVIRPAVRRVSGTPLTGTFAAPEEAGPDEVTLWWLGQAGFALRHRGRLILIDPYLSDTLAGKYRGTLFPHRRMHPVPVAPEAIRGVDAVLCTHGHTDHMDPGTIRALLPHNDPRFVVPRAERERALERGVPASRLTGTTAGEHVELGDGITVEPVPAAHERLEQDENGDHRFLGYVLTVGAVRVYHSGDCVPYDGQAELLRTLRADVALLPVNGRDRHRTDNGVPGNFTVREAAELCEAAGIPQLLCHHFGLFDFNTVDPEDARDELRRRVTRHATPLSWTVPRVGDAYVLTPGDTTAKEDR, encoded by the coding sequence ATGAACGTCATCCGGCCCGCCGTGCGCCGTGTCTCCGGCACCCCCCTCACCGGCACCTTCGCCGCCCCCGAGGAGGCCGGGCCCGACGAGGTGACGCTGTGGTGGCTCGGCCAGGCCGGATTCGCCCTGCGCCACCGCGGCCGGCTGATCCTGATCGACCCGTACCTCTCGGACACCCTCGCCGGGAAGTACCGCGGCACGCTCTTCCCGCACCGCCGGATGCACCCCGTCCCGGTGGCGCCGGAGGCCATCCGCGGGGTCGACGCGGTGCTGTGCACGCACGGACACACCGACCACATGGACCCGGGCACCATCCGCGCCCTGCTCCCGCACAACGACCCGCGCTTCGTCGTCCCGCGCGCCGAGCGGGAACGGGCCCTGGAGCGTGGCGTTCCCGCGAGCCGCCTGACCGGCACCACCGCGGGCGAGCACGTGGAACTGGGGGACGGCATCACCGTCGAACCGGTCCCCGCCGCCCATGAACGGCTCGAACAGGACGAGAACGGCGACCACCGCTTCCTCGGATACGTGCTCACGGTCGGCGCTGTCCGCGTCTACCACTCCGGCGACTGCGTCCCCTACGACGGACAGGCCGAACTGCTCCGCACACTCCGCGCCGATGTGGCGCTGCTGCCCGTCAACGGGCGCGACCGCCACCGCACCGACAACGGCGTCCCCGGCAACTTCACCGTCCGGGAAGCGGCCGAGCTGTGCGAGGCGGCCGGGATCCCGCAGCTGCTCTGCCACCACTTCGGCCTGTTCGACTTCAACACCGTCGACCCCGAGGACGCCCGCGACGAACTGCGGCGCCGTGTCACGCGCCACGCCACGCCACTGTCCTGGACCGTGCCGCGGGTGGGCGACGCCTACGTCCTCACCCCGGGCGACACCACCGCGAAAGAGGACCGATGA
- a CDS encoding 2-dehydro-3-deoxyphosphogluconate aldolase/4-hydroxy-2-oxoglutarate aldolase produces MNPSELLGELRRVRVVPVVTLPHVRHADPLGETLLGAGLPVAEITFRSPAARDGIATLRARHPGLLVGAGTVLDRATADHAIDAGAQFVVAPGFSPDVVDHCLEREIPVVPGINSPTGIEAALARGLPLVKYFPAEASGGLRLLDAMAAPYDGMAFMPTGGLTPDNLPDYLSRPHVAACGGTWIASTALLAEGDYEAIGRNARRAVEIAAEATP; encoded by the coding sequence ATGAACCCCAGCGAACTCCTCGGCGAACTGCGCCGCGTCCGGGTCGTCCCGGTCGTCACCCTGCCCCACGTACGCCACGCCGACCCGCTCGGCGAGACACTGCTCGGAGCGGGGCTGCCGGTCGCCGAGATCACCTTCCGCAGCCCGGCCGCCCGGGACGGGATCGCCACGCTGCGCGCCCGCCACCCCGGGCTGCTGGTCGGCGCCGGTACGGTCCTGGACCGCGCGACCGCGGACCACGCCATCGACGCGGGAGCCCAGTTCGTGGTCGCGCCCGGCTTCAGCCCGGACGTCGTGGACCACTGCCTGGAGCGGGAGATCCCCGTCGTCCCCGGCATCAACAGCCCCACCGGCATCGAGGCGGCCCTGGCCAGGGGACTGCCCCTGGTGAAGTACTTCCCGGCCGAGGCGTCGGGCGGACTGCGGCTGCTGGACGCCATGGCGGCTCCGTACGACGGGATGGCGTTCATGCCCACGGGCGGCCTGACACCGGACAACCTCCCCGACTATCTGAGCCGACCGCACGTGGCCGCCTGCGGCGGCACCTGGATCGCCAGTACGGCGCTGCTGGCCGAGGGCGACTACGAGGCCATCGGGCGCAACGCCCGCCGCGCGGTCGAGATCGCGGCCGAGGCCACCCCTTAA
- a CDS encoding short-chain dehydrogenase yields MTTTYEPAPGTALEGKVAIITGGASGIGEAVGRIFAANRAKVLLVDTDGTRLQQVVTSIQSQGGSCVGVEADVTEEDQVQSFFRTAVDEWGQVDLLVNSAGRDSLSPPVTEVTLDEWNKTIGPNLTAVFLCCREAFRIMEQQPTGGRIINMGSSSARLASGPGHSPYRASKHGMMGFSKNILLEGKEKNIGVTVINPSHVKTPMTEIIDKGLYDGDIPAYLDGWLDDKELAEGIHASCIDVDNVAEVSLYVATRTPDVTIPQIALYPTHKAHRYGMEV; encoded by the coding sequence ATGACCACCACCTATGAACCCGCTCCCGGCACGGCGCTTGAGGGCAAGGTCGCCATCATCACCGGTGGCGCCTCCGGCATCGGCGAGGCCGTCGGCCGGATCTTCGCGGCCAACCGGGCCAAGGTCCTCCTGGTCGACACCGACGGCACACGACTCCAGCAGGTCGTCACCTCCATCCAGTCCCAGGGCGGCAGCTGCGTGGGCGTCGAAGCCGACGTCACCGAGGAAGACCAGGTCCAGAGCTTCTTCCGGACCGCCGTGGACGAGTGGGGGCAGGTCGATCTGCTCGTCAACAGCGCGGGCCGCGACTCTCTTTCACCCCCGGTGACCGAGGTGACGCTGGATGAGTGGAACAAGACCATCGGCCCCAATCTGACCGCGGTCTTCCTGTGCTGCCGCGAGGCGTTCCGCATCATGGAGCAGCAGCCCACCGGCGGGCGCATCATCAATATGGGGTCCTCCTCGGCCCGGTTGGCCTCCGGCCCCGGCCACAGCCCCTACCGCGCCTCCAAGCACGGGATGATGGGATTCAGCAAGAACATTCTCCTTGAGGGCAAGGAGAAGAACATCGGTGTGACGGTGATCAACCCGTCCCACGTCAAGACCCCGATGACCGAGATCATCGACAAGGGCCTGTACGACGGCGACATCCCCGCCTACCTCGACGGCTGGCTGGACGACAAGGAACTCGCCGAGGGCATCCACGCCAGCTGCATCGACGTCGACAACGTCGCCGAGGTCTCCCTCTACGTGGCCACGCGCACGCCCGACGTCACCATCCCCCAGATCGCGCTCTACCCGACGCACAAGGCACACCGCTACGGCATGGAAGTCTGA
- a CDS encoding alcohol dehydrogenase, whose product MKAAVLQSKGVLTLTDVPAPAPVGDRSVLVRVGGVGVCGSDVLRYGRGKAYHYPLVLGHEFSAVVEEAPEGSRFRPGDRAAVFPLLPDPADPMTQIGEYAVSTGYDYYGSRRDGAMAEFLQVPEANLVPVARDVPLVHAAMVEPAAVALHAMLKFQLPAHATALVIGAGPIGALAAQWLRILGASEVYVADVDERKRAVMAGLGFPVIDASAGDTVDAVRELTGGRGVDCAVEASGLPATLIQAITAAAPLGQVMLLGDLSGDLTLPRALVSSVLRRELRVYGTWNSRITPAGRSEWDMVVHHLGRDLKVAPLISHTPSLEEAPAMFADMLERRTWYNKVVFAVADQAQAELIRPGVVGGVA is encoded by the coding sequence ATGAAAGCAGCAGTACTGCAATCGAAGGGCGTCCTCACCCTCACCGACGTCCCTGCCCCCGCTCCCGTGGGCGACCGCTCCGTCCTCGTCCGCGTCGGCGGTGTCGGCGTGTGCGGCTCGGACGTGCTGAGATACGGCCGCGGGAAGGCGTATCACTATCCGCTCGTCCTGGGCCACGAGTTCTCCGCCGTGGTCGAGGAGGCGCCGGAGGGAAGCCGCTTCCGTCCCGGGGACCGCGCCGCGGTCTTCCCCCTTCTGCCCGACCCGGCCGACCCGATGACCCAGATCGGCGAGTACGCCGTAAGCACCGGCTACGACTACTACGGGTCGCGGCGCGATGGTGCGATGGCGGAGTTCCTCCAGGTGCCCGAGGCCAATCTGGTGCCGGTGGCGCGGGATGTGCCGCTGGTCCACGCAGCCATGGTGGAGCCCGCCGCGGTCGCCCTGCACGCCATGCTGAAGTTCCAGCTGCCCGCCCATGCCACCGCGCTGGTGATCGGCGCCGGACCCATCGGCGCGCTGGCCGCCCAATGGCTTCGCATCCTGGGCGCCAGCGAGGTGTACGTGGCCGATGTCGACGAGCGCAAGCGCGCGGTCATGGCCGGTCTCGGCTTCCCGGTCATCGACGCGTCCGCGGGTGACACGGTGGACGCGGTCCGTGAGCTGACCGGCGGCCGGGGCGTGGACTGCGCGGTGGAGGCGAGCGGTCTGCCCGCCACCCTGATCCAGGCCATCACTGCGGCGGCCCCGCTCGGCCAGGTCATGCTGCTCGGCGACCTGTCCGGCGATCTGACCCTGCCCCGCGCCCTGGTCTCCTCCGTCCTCCGCCGTGAGCTGCGTGTCTACGGCACCTGGAACTCCAGGATCACCCCGGCCGGACGCAGCGAATGGGACATGGTGGTCCACCATCTGGGCCGCGATCTGAAGGTGGCGCCACTCATCAGCCACACCCCGAGCCTGGAGGAGGCACCGGCGATGTTCGCCGACATGCTGGAGCGCCGCACCTGGTACAACAAGGTCGTCTTCGCGGTCGCCGACCAGGCCCAGGCCGAGCTCATCCGGCCCGGTGTCGTGGGAGGTGTCGCATGA
- a CDS encoding molecular chaperone GroES, with amino-acid sequence MKAAVLRRPGELAVEDVPEPTVVGDDLLVRVRAASICGTDLRIFKHGHFKIPDGQRRVLGHEVAGDVVAAGPRVSAFHPGMRVTVTPNVGCGRCDMCRHGYNNMCPDYEAFGISIDGGFQELLRVPGFAVQRGNVFEIPDGVSYAEAALVEPFSCCYSGQRGLRVGPEDVVVITGAGPIGAFHVLLGKLAGARKVIISNRSRPRLDLAARLGADVCVGVREQDLAEVVREHTDGRGADVVITAVSDPQVQAQAAELLAPHGRLNYFAGLGAARTIPLDTNAVHYKGLTLTGTTGSTNGDYGRCLRLVGERRVDLSPLISEVFPLEKIHDAFGYAASGAGMKAMVAFDGDPHATTTRPVAPGEGR; translated from the coding sequence ATGAAGGCCGCCGTTCTGCGCCGACCCGGGGAGCTGGCGGTCGAGGACGTGCCCGAGCCCACCGTCGTCGGCGACGACCTGCTGGTGCGGGTCCGGGCGGCCTCCATCTGCGGCACCGACCTGCGCATCTTCAAGCACGGCCACTTCAAGATCCCGGACGGGCAGCGCCGGGTGCTGGGCCACGAGGTGGCGGGGGACGTGGTGGCGGCCGGGCCGCGGGTGTCCGCGTTCCACCCGGGCATGCGGGTCACCGTCACCCCGAACGTGGGCTGTGGCCGCTGCGACATGTGCCGCCACGGCTACAACAACATGTGCCCCGACTACGAGGCGTTCGGGATCAGCATCGACGGCGGCTTCCAGGAGCTGCTTCGGGTGCCCGGCTTCGCCGTCCAGCGCGGCAACGTCTTCGAGATCCCCGATGGTGTCTCGTACGCGGAGGCGGCCCTGGTGGAACCGTTCTCCTGCTGCTACAGCGGGCAGCGCGGGCTCCGGGTGGGCCCCGAGGACGTCGTGGTCATCACCGGCGCGGGTCCCATCGGCGCGTTCCATGTGCTGCTCGGCAAGCTCGCCGGGGCCCGCAAGGTGATCATCTCCAACCGCAGCCGCCCCCGGCTGGACCTCGCCGCCCGGCTCGGCGCCGATGTGTGCGTCGGGGTCCGCGAACAGGACCTGGCCGAGGTCGTCCGCGAGCACACCGACGGCCGGGGCGCGGACGTGGTCATCACGGCCGTGTCCGATCCCCAGGTGCAGGCGCAGGCGGCGGAGTTGCTCGCCCCGCACGGCCGGCTCAACTACTTCGCCGGCCTCGGCGCCGCGCGGACCATTCCCCTCGACACCAACGCCGTGCACTACAAGGGCCTCACCCTGACCGGGACGACCGGCTCGACCAACGGCGACTACGGCCGTTGTCTGCGGCTGGTCGGCGAGCGCCGCGTCGATCTGTCACCGCTGATCAGTGAGGTGTTCCCCCTGGAGAAGATCCACGACGCCTTCGGCTACGCGGCCTCCGGGGCCGGAATGAAGGCCATGGTCGCGTTCGACGGCGACCCCCACGCCACCACGACACGCCCCGTGGCTCCGGGGGAAGGCAGGTGA
- a CDS encoding Glycerol kinase, which translates to MTHRYVMALDAGTTSIRAILFDKAGDIAAVASQEFPQIYPQPGWVEHNPLDIWNTQVTVAKQVLAQAECGAEDIAAIGVTNQRETVVIWDRATGEPIHHAIVWQDRRTAALCEELKARGLEEHVKRTTGLIIDAYFSGTKVKWILDNVPGARQRADRGELAFGTVDSWLIWNLTGGAAHVTDYTNASRTMLFDITRLDWDQRLLDELDIPRAILPEVRPTSEVYGHTDESVLLGARIPVASAVGDQQGALFGQACFEVGTVKATYGTGASLVLNTGEGPVFSDSGMLTTIAWGVDGGVEYALEGLIFVAAASIQWLRDELQIVYDAEDTEYAARDVPDTNGVYVVPAFVGLAAPYWDQYARGAILGLTRGASRKHVIRATLESIAYQIRDVITCMEADSGISTREIKVDGGATANNFLMQFQADILDVPVLRPTVIESSARGAAFLAGLATGFWTDRAELTDTFRLERRFDCAMDRARADRLYAGWQKAVGCARDWEEH; encoded by the coding sequence ATGACCCACCGCTACGTCATGGCCCTCGACGCCGGTACCACCAGCATCCGGGCCATCCTCTTCGACAAGGCGGGCGACATCGCCGCGGTCGCCAGCCAGGAGTTCCCCCAGATCTATCCGCAGCCCGGCTGGGTCGAGCACAACCCGCTCGACATCTGGAACACGCAGGTCACCGTCGCCAAGCAGGTGCTGGCCCAGGCCGAATGCGGCGCCGAGGACATCGCCGCGATCGGCGTCACCAACCAGCGCGAAACTGTGGTGATCTGGGACCGTGCCACCGGAGAGCCCATCCACCACGCGATCGTGTGGCAGGACCGCCGCACCGCCGCGCTGTGCGAGGAGCTCAAGGCCCGCGGCCTGGAGGAGCACGTCAAGCGGACCACCGGGCTGATCATCGACGCCTACTTCTCCGGCACCAAGGTGAAGTGGATCCTCGACAACGTCCCCGGCGCACGGCAGCGCGCCGACCGCGGCGAGCTCGCCTTCGGCACCGTCGACAGCTGGCTGATCTGGAACCTCACCGGCGGCGCCGCACACGTCACCGACTACACCAACGCCTCGCGCACCATGCTGTTCGACATCACCCGTCTCGACTGGGACCAGCGGCTGCTCGACGAGCTCGACATCCCCCGCGCGATCCTGCCCGAGGTGCGCCCCACCAGCGAGGTCTACGGCCACACCGATGAGTCGGTGCTGCTCGGCGCCCGGATCCCGGTCGCCTCGGCCGTCGGCGACCAGCAGGGCGCGCTGTTCGGCCAGGCGTGCTTCGAGGTGGGCACGGTGAAGGCCACGTACGGCACCGGGGCCTCACTGGTCCTCAACACCGGCGAGGGCCCCGTCTTCAGCGACAGCGGCATGCTGACCACCATCGCCTGGGGCGTCGACGGCGGTGTGGAGTACGCCCTGGAAGGTCTGATCTTCGTGGCCGCCGCCTCCATCCAGTGGCTGCGCGACGAGCTGCAGATCGTCTACGACGCCGAGGACACCGAGTACGCCGCCCGGGATGTTCCCGACACCAACGGCGTCTATGTCGTACCGGCCTTCGTCGGGCTCGCCGCCCCGTACTGGGACCAGTACGCCCGCGGCGCCATCCTCGGCCTGACCCGCGGCGCCAGCCGCAAGCACGTCATCCGCGCCACGCTGGAGTCCATCGCCTACCAGATCCGCGACGTCATCACCTGCATGGAGGCCGACTCGGGCATCTCCACCCGGGAGATCAAGGTCGATGGCGGAGCCACCGCCAACAACTTCCTCATGCAGTTCCAGGCCGACATCCTCGACGTCCCCGTACTGCGACCCACCGTCATCGAGTCCTCGGCCCGCGGCGCGGCCTTTCTCGCCGGCCTGGCCACCGGGTTCTGGACGGACCGGGCCGAGCTGACCGACACCTTCCGGCTCGAGCGCCGCTTCGACTGTGCGATGGACCGCGCCCGGGCCGACCGGCTCTACGCGGGCTGGCAGAAGGCGGTGGGCTGCGCCCGGGACTGGGAGGAGCACTGA
- a CDS encoding shikimate dehydrogenase, producing the protein MPRTYPAAARPTMYFIGVTTTKSSIMKVFPAWARELNLDAVIEGIDLPLDDTPGHYREVVDFIKHDPHSLGALVTTHKLNLYKAAHDLFDGVGHETELLDEVSSISKRGGRLWGHAMDPLTSGLSLEAIVPDGHWARTGGELLLLGAGGSALALTLYLHNRAAAGGDVPSRIVVTGRREARLREMRTVHERLGFTIPIDYQLAPEPRDNDAQLRTLAPGSVVVNATGLGKDRPGSPLTDAAHFPQDGIAWDFNYRGDLVFLDQARAQQGARELNVVDGWLYFIHGWTRVMAEVFHLDIPTHGPTFERLSRIARDVTKENA; encoded by the coding sequence ATGCCGCGGACGTATCCCGCCGCCGCCCGCCCGACGATGTACTTCATCGGCGTCACCACCACCAAGTCGTCCATCATGAAGGTCTTTCCGGCCTGGGCGCGTGAGCTGAACCTCGACGCCGTCATCGAGGGCATCGACCTTCCGCTGGACGACACCCCCGGCCACTACCGGGAGGTCGTCGACTTCATCAAGCACGACCCGCACTCGCTGGGCGCGCTCGTCACCACCCACAAGCTCAACCTCTACAAGGCCGCCCACGACCTGTTCGACGGCGTCGGCCACGAAACCGAACTGCTGGACGAGGTCAGCAGCATCTCCAAGCGCGGAGGCCGGCTGTGGGGCCATGCCATGGACCCCCTCACCAGCGGCCTGTCCCTGGAGGCCATCGTGCCCGACGGCCACTGGGCCCGCACCGGGGGCGAACTGCTGCTGCTCGGGGCGGGCGGCTCCGCCCTCGCCCTCACCCTGTACCTGCACAACCGCGCGGCGGCCGGTGGCGACGTCCCCTCCCGCATCGTGGTCACGGGCCGCCGCGAGGCCCGGCTGCGCGAGATGCGCACCGTCCACGAACGCCTCGGCTTCACCATCCCCATCGACTACCAGCTCGCCCCCGAGCCGCGCGACAACGACGCCCAGCTGCGGACACTCGCTCCCGGCTCCGTCGTGGTCAACGCGACCGGACTCGGCAAGGACCGGCCCGGATCCCCGCTCACCGACGCCGCCCACTTCCCCCAGGACGGCATCGCCTGGGACTTCAACTACCGCGGCGACCTGGTCTTCCTGGACCAGGCACGGGCCCAGCAGGGCGCCCGCGAGCTGAACGTGGTCGACGGCTGGCTGTACTTCATCCACGGCTGGACCCGCGTCATGGCCGAGGTCTTCCACCTCGACATCCCCACCCACGGCCCCACCTTCGAGCGGCTGTCCCGCATCGCCCGCGACGTCACCAAGGAGAACGCATGA
- a CDS encoding glucose-6-phosphate isomerase, with protein sequence MSATAPRPAVVTDFSLVTGLSQSKKPLQRRISAMAGMYADQEAARRLAEEDVLVYEFFDMGVPQSPGEVAYGTSITYPGKVGDEYFMTKGHFHSVLDTAEIYYCLRGRGLMMMENPEGDVQWEEFTPGKGVYVPGRYAHRSINTSPDEPLITFFAFPGHAGHDYGTIESKGFRKIVVERDGAPAVVDNPKWAQ encoded by the coding sequence ATGAGCGCCACCGCCCCCCGCCCGGCCGTCGTCACCGACTTCAGCCTCGTCACCGGGCTCTCCCAGAGCAAGAAGCCGCTCCAGCGCCGCATCTCCGCCATGGCCGGGATGTACGCCGACCAGGAGGCCGCGCGGCGCCTGGCCGAAGAGGACGTCCTGGTCTACGAGTTCTTCGACATGGGCGTCCCCCAGAGCCCGGGCGAGGTGGCCTACGGCACCAGCATCACCTACCCGGGCAAGGTCGGCGACGAGTACTTCATGACCAAGGGTCACTTCCACTCCGTGCTCGACACCGCCGAGATCTACTACTGCCTGCGCGGCCGGGGCCTGATGATGATGGAGAACCCCGAGGGCGATGTGCAGTGGGAGGAGTTCACCCCCGGCAAGGGCGTCTACGTCCCCGGCCGGTATGCCCACCGCTCCATCAACACCTCGCCCGACGAGCCGCTGATCACCTTCTTCGCCTTCCCCGGCCACGCCGGACACGACTACGGCACCATCGAGTCCAAGGGCTTCCGCAAGATCGTGGTGGAGCGCGACGGCGCCCCGGCGGTCGTGGACAACCCGAAGTGGGCCCAGTGA
- a CDS encoding oxidoreductase: MTARIAVTPRSLSQGGHPALAALEAAGYDVVFPTPGRQPTREEQLRFLPACVGYLAGVEPITREVLAAAPALKVISRNGVGVDSVDLTAAAEQGVAVETAAGANAQGVAELAIALLLAGLRRIPPQDAALKAGRWQRIEGREVVGRTLGVVGCGQIGRRVVRLGLGLGMSVRAFDAFPDPEFTPAGDFSYTTLEDLLAHSDAVTLHCPPAERPLIDKGAIAAMRPGAYLINTARSSLVDDGAVLEALAGGRLIGYATDVYDQEPPAPQELLRHPQVITTPHIGGYTGESVERATRAAVENLLRVLNPPS; the protein is encoded by the coding sequence GTGACGGCCCGGATCGCCGTGACGCCCCGCTCGCTGTCCCAGGGCGGTCACCCCGCGCTGGCCGCCTTGGAGGCGGCGGGCTACGACGTGGTCTTCCCCACCCCCGGGCGCCAGCCCACCCGGGAGGAACAGCTGCGGTTCCTGCCCGCGTGCGTCGGCTATCTCGCCGGGGTCGAGCCCATCACCCGCGAGGTGCTGGCCGCGGCCCCCGCCCTCAAGGTCATCAGCCGCAACGGGGTCGGAGTCGACTCCGTCGACCTGACCGCCGCCGCCGAGCAGGGGGTGGCCGTCGAGACCGCCGCCGGAGCCAACGCCCAGGGCGTCGCCGAACTCGCCATCGCCCTCCTGCTCGCCGGGCTGCGCCGCATCCCACCGCAGGACGCGGCCCTCAAGGCCGGGAGATGGCAGCGGATCGAGGGCCGGGAAGTGGTGGGACGCACCCTCGGCGTCGTGGGGTGCGGGCAGATCGGCCGCCGGGTCGTCCGGCTCGGACTCGGGCTCGGCATGTCCGTACGCGCCTTCGACGCGTTCCCCGACCCGGAGTTCACCCCCGCCGGGGACTTCTCGTACACCACGCTGGAGGACCTGCTCGCCCACTCGGACGCGGTGACCCTGCACTGTCCGCCCGCGGAGCGGCCACTGATCGACAAGGGCGCCATCGCGGCCATGCGGCCCGGTGCCTATCTGATCAACACCGCCCGCTCGAGCCTGGTCGACGACGGCGCGGTCCTCGAGGCCCTCGCCGGGGGCAGGCTCATCGGGTACGCCACCGATGTGTACGACCAGGAGCCGCCCGCGCCCCAGGAGCTGCTGCGTCATCCGCAGGTGATCACCACACCCCATATCGGGGGGTACACCGGGGAGAGTGTGGAGCGCGCCACCCGCGCGGCCGTGGAGAATCTGCTACGGGTACTTAACCCCCCTTCCTGA
- a CDS encoding transcriptional regulator: MDLDLRKLRYFVAVAEHRHFGRAAEQLYIAQPVLSRQIRAFEQEMECTLLVRTTRSVELTDAGKRLYEEAQRILATVASAVRSVHDVDRGVQRLVVAFCSGLHVSEAIRAFSSRHPDVETDVVPVRWWEQDAPLRDGRAQVAYLRRPFDHSDLRIIPIGHETRVACMPATHPLAFRQELTYADLDGERMLDAPTRRTSSLEEKFELIASGQGIALVPLSVARSYSRPDLVHLPVTDAPSVETCLAALADRREKVLRDFLEIATATLRAT; encoded by the coding sequence ATGGATCTCGATCTGCGCAAGCTCCGCTACTTCGTCGCGGTGGCCGAGCACCGGCACTTCGGCCGGGCGGCGGAACAGCTCTACATAGCCCAGCCGGTCCTCAGCCGCCAGATCAGGGCCTTCGAGCAGGAAATGGAGTGCACTCTGCTCGTCCGGACCACCCGCAGCGTGGAGCTGACCGATGCCGGGAAGCGGCTCTACGAGGAGGCACAGCGGATCCTCGCGACCGTCGCCTCGGCGGTGCGGAGCGTGCACGACGTGGATCGGGGCGTCCAGCGGCTCGTGGTGGCCTTCTGCTCGGGGCTGCATGTGTCGGAGGCGATCCGGGCGTTCTCATCGCGCCACCCGGACGTCGAGACCGATGTCGTCCCGGTGCGCTGGTGGGAGCAGGACGCGCCGCTCCGGGACGGCCGGGCCCAAGTCGCCTACCTGCGGCGGCCGTTCGACCACTCGGACTTGCGCATCATCCCCATCGGCCACGAGACCAGGGTGGCCTGTATGCCCGCGACGCATCCGCTGGCCTTCCGTCAGGAGCTCACCTACGCCGACCTCGACGGTGAGCGGATGCTCGACGCGCCGACGCGACGGACGTCGTCGCTCGAAGAGAAGTTCGAGCTCATCGCCTCCGGGCAGGGCATCGCGCTGGTCCCGCTGAGCGTCGCGCGGTCCTACTCCCGCCCCGACCTCGTCCACCTCCCCGTCACGGACGCCCCATCGGTCGAGACCTGCCTGGCCGCCCTCGCGGACCGGCGGGAGAAGGTGCTGCGCGACTTCCTGGAAATCGCCACCGCGACGCTACGGGCCACCTGA